The window TCTGTAAGTCTCCGTAGTTCCCTGGGCTGCTGCTGTGGATTCAGCTCTTTCTGAACTGCAAGCCACTTGAGATGAACGTATGAGCCAGATACTAAGTTAGAAAGCTTCTGCAGGAGGCACTGATTTTTACAGCATCGACAAGAACCAAATTCAAACAATATGCATTACAGTGCACATACAATGTAAATCTTGCACTGTTTTTAATCCGTGCAGACACGCCAGAATGCTTTCCGCTCATGACGGATGCACCGTCACAGCCTTGCCCCACCAGATTATTTCTGTAGTCCAGACCGTGTTTTTCAAGGCAATCAATGTGAGACCTGCTGCATCTAACCCTTCAGCTGAAAGTGTAAAAATTATTTCGCGGACGGCCCCGTTGTAATAGTACCTCACAACTAAAGACATGTTATTCTTTCTTTAAATCTTTGGTTTCATCTGAAATTACACTAAAAACGTCACTTTCTTTAACTTCTCTTATTATTTCACTTTGTACCATCTCAGCATTGCTTTCTCAGCTCAGCCCTCAAGAACTCTCGATGACCTCTCTGCGCTATATTTTGAGTGGCAGTTAAGAGGAGCACATCTGTAATTGTTTTAATGTCAGTACAGTTTTCCTCCACTTTCTGTTTCCGGTCCTCATTCATGACATCTAACATTGATGAGTTGCTGTCAATAGCCCTTTGATGCTGATTCCAAGCATACATAGCATTGATATGATGCTATGCATTCGAATggagacggcagggtagcctagtggttagagcgttggactagtaaccgaaaggttgcaagttcaaacccctcgttctgcccctgaacaggcagttaacccactgttcctaggccgtcatcgaaaataagaatttgttctttaactgacttgcctggttaaataaaggtcaaattaaaatccCAGAATCTTTAAACAGCGCCTTTTCCCAGTTACAAAAACCTGACTGATGTGAAGGCAGATTCAGGTGTATTGGGCAGAGAAAAATACCGACAGGCGAAACAATAAGTCGAATCTTGACTTACAGAATATTCAAGCCATGAATTGTCCTTTATTCCAGGAGCTGATGAAAGCCCTTTCCCCTAGTACCATGCTGAGCTCTGGGAAATGTTTTCAAACACTGCTGTACAGGACCCTCTTCTCTGGATCTTGAAATGTCTGAAATTCACGTTAAATAATGTGTCATATCTCCATGGAAATGCATAATTAAGGGATCCACAAGATTAGAATATAACAGCTGCTAACTGAAATGTGTAGTTTAAGTAAAGGCCTGGCCTACCGTTGGGTTCTTTTGGAACAGCACATCTGGTGCTTAATGCAGTTGGGAGGGGCTTGATGATATCTACTCGCAGCTCTTGCTCACAGTCTTGCTCAGAGCCAGAGGTCTCGGTGTCATCCCTTGATACAGTTGGGAGGGGCTTGATGATATCTACTAGCAGCTCTAGCTCACTGTCTTGCTCAGAGCCAGAGGTCTCTGTGTCATCCCTTGATACAGTTGGGAGGGGCTTGATGATATCTACTAGCAGCTCTAGCTCACTGTCTTGCTCAGAGCCAGAGGTCTCTGTCAACCCTTGATACAGTTGGGAGGGGCTTGATGATATCTACTAGCAGCTCTAGCTCACTGTCTTGCTCAGAGCCAGAGGTCTCTGTGTCATCCCTTGATACAGTTGGGAGGGGCTTGATGACATCTCCTGGCAGCTCTAGCTCACTGTCTTGCTCAGAGCCAGAGGTCTCCGTGTCATCCCTTGATGCATccattacattaaaataacaacCATTAGTGTAGAATCACAATAAAAATGTCACAGCCATCAAAACAAGAACACACATGAGGTTTAATCTGACAAAATATTCTATTACAAACTGAAGCTCAACTTAAATTCTGAACTGGTCATGTGACTGACTGCCTGGTAGCTGCTCTGACCTGGTGGTGGTAGACTGGGACCTTGTGAAGTCTGACCACACTGACTAGCCTCAGGTAGGGAGCCGCTCTGACCTGGTGGCGGTAGACTGGGACCTTGTGAAGTCTGACCACACTGACTAGCCTCAGGTAGGGAGCCGCTCTGACCTGGTGGTGGTAGACTGGGACCTTGTTTAGTCTGACCACACTGACTAGCCTCAGGTAGGGAGCCGCTCTGACCTGGTGGTGGTAGACTGGGACCTTGTGATGTCTGACCACACTGACTAGCCTCAGGTAGGGAGCCGCTCTGACCTGGTGGTGGTAGACTGGGACCTTGTGAAGTCTGACCACACTGACTAGCCTCAGGTAGGGAGCCGCTCTGACCTGGTGGTGGTAGACTGGGACCTTGTGAAGTCTGACCACACTGACTAGCCTCAGGTAGGGAGCCGCTCTGACCTGGTGGTGGTAGGCTGGGACCTTGTTATGTCTGACCACACTGACTAGCCTCAGGTAGGGAGCCGCTCTGACCTGGTGGTGGTAGACTGGGACCTTGTGAAGTCTGACCACACTGACTAGCCTCAGGTAGGGAGCCGCTCTGACCTGGTGGTGGTAGACTGGGACCTTGTGATGTCTGACCACACTGACTAGCCTCAGGTAGGGAGCCGCTCTGACCTGGTGGTGGTAGACTGGGACCTTGTGAAGTCCGACCACACTGACTAGCCTCAGGTAGGGAGCCGCTCTGTGGTCTGGTGATGGTAGACTGGGATCTTGTGAAGTCTGACCACACTGACTAGCCTCAGGTAGGGAGCCGCTCTGACCTGGTGGTGGTAGACTGGGACCTTGTGATGTCTGACCACACTGACTAGCCTCAGGTAGGGAGTCGCTCTGGGGTCCGGTGGTGATGCAAGGGCTGGAGTCTGTTTGTGCTTCTTTAAAAAGAAGTCCGATATCTCTCCCTTTCTTGTCATGTTTAATTGACCCTATGCAAAAATAAGACGGTCTATGGTTACATCTAAGCATCCAATTACCCACATTTTAGTCCAATTATCATGACTGTACCTTAAAATCAACTACCAGTCTAAGTTACTATTAGATAATGGCTAgccctactctgcagtaagtAACTATTAGATAATGACTAgccctactctgcagtaagtAACTATTAGATAACGACTAgccctactctgcagtaagtAACTATTAGATAACGACTAgccctactctgcagtaagtAACTATTAGATAACGACTAgccctactctgcagtaagtAACTATTAGATAACGA is drawn from Oncorhynchus tshawytscha isolate Ot180627B linkage group LG05, Otsh_v2.0, whole genome shotgun sequence and contains these coding sequences:
- the LOC121846570 gene encoding deleted in azoospermia protein 2-like; this translates as MLRCNHRPSYFCIGSIKHDKKGRDIGLLFKEAQTDSSPCITTGPQSDSLPEASQCGQTSQGPSLPPPGQSGSLPEASQCGQTSQDPSLPSPDHRAAPYLRLVSVVGLHKVPVYHHQVRAAPYLRLVSVVRHHKVPVYHHQVRAAPYLRLVSVVRLHKVPVYHHQVRAAPYLRLVSVVRHNKVPAYHHQVRAAPYLRLVSVVRLHKVPVYHHQVRAAPYLRLVSVVRLHKVPVYHHQVRAAPYLRLVSVVRHHKVPVYHHQVRAAPYLRLVSVVRLNKVPVYHHQVRAAPYLRLVSVVRLHKVPVYRHQVRAAPYLRLVSVVRLHKVPVYHHQVRAATRQSVT